A region of Chloroflexaceae bacterium DNA encodes the following proteins:
- a CDS encoding HD domain-containing protein encodes MDDRAVVTLAELQIRLQTLKLLPRTGWLQRGLGDVESVAEHSFGVAVLALIIGDQHPDLDRERLLATALIHDMAEALIGDLPASARRLFGAAAKQEAERKALLELLNGLPHAERYLALWEDYTQGATPEARLVKALDRLEMLGQALVYERAGARTLDEFWQDRNGWFDEFPLVRALADRLYAEHDRHTG; translated from the coding sequence ATGGACGACCGCGCGGTTGTGACCCTCGCCGAATTACAGATCCGTTTGCAGACCCTCAAGCTCCTGCCGCGCACCGGCTGGTTGCAGCGCGGATTAGGCGATGTCGAGAGTGTGGCCGAGCATAGTTTTGGCGTGGCGGTTCTGGCGCTGATCATCGGCGATCAGCATCCCGACCTGGACCGGGAACGGCTCCTCGCCACGGCGTTGATCCATGATATGGCCGAGGCCCTGATCGGCGATCTCCCGGCCTCGGCCCGACGGCTCTTCGGAGCAGCCGCAAAGCAGGAAGCGGAACGCAAGGCGCTGCTCGAACTGCTCAATGGCCTTCCGCATGCCGAACGCTATCTGGCGCTCTGGGAAGATTACACCCAGGGGGCTACGCCCGAGGCCCGGCTCGTCAAGGCGCTGGATCGGTTGGAAATGCTCGGTCAGGCGCTGGTATACGAACGGGCCGGCGCGCGCACGCTCGATGAGTTCTGGCAGGATCGCAACGGCTGGTTCGACGAGTTTCCCCTGGTGCGCGCCCTGGCTGACCGCCTGTATGCTGAACATGACCGGCATACAGGGTAA
- a CDS encoding roadblock/LC7 domain-containing protein: protein MSGKLQDLLGRFRSVESVELAAVVATDGLLIESVASPDVDVDAVCAVASNSLAMAEALGREIDKGGAIQTLLEYENGIVLIEPISGDAMLLLLASAREDLGYVRFLVAKHRDDMLDALSAI from the coding sequence ATGAGCGGCAAGTTGCAAGATCTGTTGGGTCGCTTCCGTAGTGTTGAAAGTGTAGAGCTGGCCGCGGTCGTCGCCACCGATGGGTTGCTGATCGAGAGCGTTGCCAGCCCCGATGTGGATGTGGACGCCGTGTGTGCGGTGGCCTCGAATAGCCTGGCGATGGCGGAGGCCCTTGGGCGCGAGATTGACAAGGGCGGCGCCATTCAGACCTTGCTTGAATACGAGAACGGGATTGTGTTGATCGAGCCGATCAGCGGGGATGCGATGCTGCTCTTGCTTGCCAGCGCCCGCGAGGATCTGGGTTACGTGCGCTTTCTGGTGGCAAAGCACCGTGATGACATGCTCGATGCGCTGAGCGCCATCTGA
- a CDS encoding MoaD family protein: MITIRVRLFAAHRDIVGQTELTVPMEAGATVGAVWEHLVARHPSLGRYTGRLLYAVNQQFAEPGATLQDGDEVAIIPPVSGGAHRPQSGVRSVEPFLITEAPLDPAPLVAYVQTPSDGAVVTFAGVARNHFGGRPTAFLSYEAYTDMATPVLAQIAEEARARWPIGRVAVHHRIGRLEIGETAVLVVVAAPHRQEAFQAAAYIMDRIKEIAPIWKKEHWADGAAEWRE, encoded by the coding sequence ATGATCACCATACGCGTCAGATTGTTTGCCGCCCACCGCGATATCGTCGGCCAGACGGAACTTACTGTGCCGATGGAAGCCGGAGCAACTGTCGGTGCGGTATGGGAACACCTGGTCGCCAGGCATCCCTCGCTGGGCCGGTACACCGGTCGGCTCCTCTACGCGGTCAACCAGCAGTTTGCCGAGCCTGGGGCCACGCTTCAGGATGGCGACGAAGTGGCGATTATTCCTCCCGTGAGCGGGGGTGCGCATCGCCCACAATCAGGCGTCCGATCCGTTGAACCCTTTTTGATCACCGAGGCGCCGCTCGACCCGGCGCCACTGGTCGCCTATGTGCAGACGCCGAGTGACGGCGCCGTGGTGACTTTCGCCGGCGTGGCGCGCAATCACTTTGGCGGCCGTCCCACAGCGTTTCTCAGCTACGAGGCTTACACCGACATGGCCACACCGGTGCTGGCCCAGATCGCTGAAGAAGCGCGAGCGCGCTGGCCTATCGGCCGGGTGGCGGTGCACCACCGCATCGGCAGGCTGGAGATCGGGGAGACCGCGGTGCTGGTGGTCGTTGCCGCGCCACACCGCCAGGAAGCCTTCCAGGCCGCCGCCTACATTATGGACCGGATCAAAGAAATCGCCCCGATCTGGAAGAAAGAGCACTGGGCCGACGGCGCAGCCGAGTGGCGCGAGTGA
- the mutM gene encoding bifunctional DNA-formamidopyrimidine glycosylase/DNA-(apurinic or apyrimidinic site) lyase, with product MPELPEVEIIARSLAPQLVGRSFLAVERLDWERMVETPSAEVFRQEIVGRRILSARRRAKWLLLDLDSGWTLALHLRMSGRLEIHPPDDEARAHVHLIIRLDDRRRLFFDDERKFGRVRLLDAAGLAALDTAYGPEPLDDRFTVAELERILRGRRTRIKPLLLDQRAIAGMGNIYASEALWLARIHPLTPACAIEADRAIALHAAIRQVLTSAIEHEGSSLRNYRNGYGLRGQNQEHFLAYDRRGYPCQRCGTPIERIVVGQRSTFFCPTCQPLPFR from the coding sequence ATGCCCGAGTTACCCGAAGTCGAAATCATTGCTCGTTCGCTGGCGCCCCAACTGGTCGGGCGCTCCTTCCTGGCTGTCGAGCGCCTCGACTGGGAACGGATGGTGGAGACTCCCTCGGCGGAAGTCTTTCGCCAGGAGATTGTTGGCCGCCGTATCCTCAGCGCGCGGCGGCGCGCCAAATGGCTGCTGCTCGACCTTGACTCGGGCTGGACCCTGGCGCTCCATCTGCGCATGTCGGGGCGCCTGGAGATCCATCCCCCCGACGATGAAGCCCGTGCCCACGTGCATCTGATCATCCGCCTGGATGATCGGCGACGCCTGTTCTTCGACGACGAGCGCAAGTTTGGGCGGGTGCGGCTGCTCGACGCCGCCGGATTGGCCGCCCTTGACACAGCCTATGGCCCTGAGCCGCTCGATGACCGCTTCACCGTCGCCGAGCTGGAGCGCATCCTGCGGGGGCGGCGCACGAGGATCAAGCCGCTGCTGCTCGACCAGCGCGCAATCGCGGGCATGGGCAACATCTACGCCAGCGAAGCCCTCTGGCTGGCCCGCATCCACCCGCTAACCCCGGCCTGCGCCATCGAGGCCGACAGGGCAATTGCCTTGCACGCCGCTATTCGCCAGGTACTGACCAGCGCCATTGAGCACGAAGGCAGTTCGTTGCGCAACTACCGCAACGGCTATGGCCTGCGCGGCCAGAACCAGGAACACTTCCTGGCCTACGACCGTCGCGGGTATCCCTGCCAGCGCTGCGGGACGCCAATCGAGCGCATTGTGGTGGGCCAGCGCAGCACGTTTTTCTGCCCGACGTGCCAGCCGCTTCCATTCAGGTGA